The window TGATATTCACTTCTCGTTCTAATTGTACCCCAAATTTTTCTTTTACCGATTGTAAAATTTTTTCTGACAAGTCGAAAATTTCCTTTCCAGTTGCATTTCCATAATTTACCAACACCAATGCTTGATCTTTGTGAATGCCCGCATCTCCATACGTTTTGCCTTTCCAACCACATTGTTCAATCAGCCAACCGGCAGCTAATTTTATTTCCTGTTCCGAATTTTTATACCCAACTATTTCTGAAAAATTATTTTTCAGCGCATTGAATTTCTCAACATTCACCACTGGATTTTTAAAAAAACTTCCGGCATTACCAATCTTATTTGGATCGGGCAATTTGCTGCTGCGAATAGTACAAACCGCTTTACTTATCACACCAATTGTCAGTTCTGAAACATTCATTGTTTCCAATTCCTTTTTGATAGCTCCGTATTCGATATTAAATTTTGGTTTTTTATTTAAACGAAAAGTAACGGACGTAATCAAGTATTGATTTTTTAATTCGCGTTTAAAAACACTTTCTCTGTATCCAAAACGACAATCTTTATTTGAGAATGTATGAATTTTTTTTTCGTGAATGTGCAAGGCTTCTAATTCATAAAAAACATCTTTTAATTCTGCGCCGTAAGCACCGATATTTTGCATCGGACCTGCTCCCACATTTCCAGGAATCAAAGATAAATTTTCTATACCTGCGTAATTTTTTTCAATACAGTACATCACAAACTGATGCCAAACAAGGCCTGCGCCTGATTTTACGTAATAGTAATCCGTATCTTCTTTTATCAATTCAATGCCTTTGATATTATTTTTCAGAACAAGCCCAGAGAAATTTTTAGTGAAAAGCAAATTGCTTCCGCCACCGATTATCAAAAGCGGATTTTTTTTTGCGATTGGATTATCAAGGATTTCGAGTGTTTCTTCAACAGAATTTATTTCTGAAAAATAATTCGCGAAAGCATTTATGCCAAACGTATTAAAATTTTTAAGCGAATAATTTTCTTTCATTTCCGATTACAAAGTACAACACAAAGTAATAAGGAAATAATGGAAGGAGCAAGTTTTTTTCGTTTGAAAAATTATTTTTTTGAACGCTTATTTTTCCTTCTTCAAAGTGAAAGAAAAAAGCGATCCGATACCTTCCGTGCTGTCCACAGAAATGGTTTGTCCATGCGCTTCTAAAATATGTTTCACAATCGCAAGACCAAGTCCGGTGCCGCCTTGCTCGCGTGAACGACTTTTATCTACACGGTAAAAACGCTCAAATAAACGTGGCAAATGTTTATCAGGAATACCAATTCCGTTGTCTGAAATTTCGGTTGTTATCTGATTTTCGTGTTCATAAAAACGAACATTTGTTTCACCATTTTCTTTTCCATATTTGATGGAATTGACGATGAGATTGGTAAACACTTGACGAATTCGGAATTTATCGGCGTTCACAAACAAAGGTTTTGTTTCTTTTAATCGCAACGAAATATGTTTGGTGCTCGCTTGCATTTCTTCTGCTTCCAATACATCTTTTACTAATTCCACAATGTCGAAACGTTCCGGGTCGAGCTGTAAATCGCCTGTTTCAAGTTGAGAAATGGCTTCCAAATCTTCCACAATACGAATCATCCGTTCCACGCTTCTTTCTGTTTTTGAAAGAAAAGAACGATTAGTTTCTGGCTCGTTCATCGCTCCGTCAAGCAACGTAGAAACATAGCCCTGTATGTTGAAAATAGGCGTTTTCAGCTCGTGCGAAACATTTCCTAAAAACTCTTTTCGGTACAATTCCAATTTGTGCAATTGTTCCATTTCTACTTTTCGTTCGTTTACCCAATCCAATACTTCGGCGTGTAAATTTTCTAATAATTCTTGCGGACAATATATGTCATCCTTCGGAAAATCTTTTTTTCGAACACTCTGAATCGTTTGGTAAATACCACTTACATTTTGATGAATGTGTTTTCTGAAAAAGAAAAGAGAAAGGAAAAAGGATGCAAAAAAAGAAATAAATACCACAAAATAAATCGTATAATTCGATTCTTGTTGTGGAAAAATAAAGTAAAAAATAAATAGCAAAAGTCCCGTAATGAAAGCAACACAAAGCGAAGTAAGTAAAGAAATTTTTTTTAGACTTCTGTTTTTCATACTAATTTTTACGGTGAAAAAAATTAAAATTCAAATTTATATCCGATTCCTTTTACGGTACGAATGTAATTTTCGCCCAATTTTTCGCGCAATTTTCGGATGTGTACATCAATCGTCCGATCGCCCACCACTACATCGTTTCCCCACACTTTAGAAAGAATATTTTCGCGCGTAAAAACTTTTCCTGGTTTGGAAGCAAGCAAGGCTAATAATTCAAATTCTTTTTTCGGAAAAAAGATTTCTTCGCCTTCTTTTACCACCAAATATTTTTCGCGATCAATAATAATTCCGTTTAATTCGATGAGGTGATTATTCGGTTCTGTTTCTGAATTTCTGCGTAAAAGTGCTTTCACGCGACTCATTAAAACTCTTGGTTTAATTGGTTTTGTGATGTAATCATCTGCGCCTACATCAAAACCTGCAATCTGAGAATAGTCTTCGTTTCGAGCGGTTAAAAAAGCAACGACAGTATTTTTCAGCGCATCATTTTTTCGTATTTCAATACAGGTTTCGATGCCATCCATATTGGGCATCATCACGTCTAAAATAATTAAGTGCGGAAATTCTTTTTTCGCAATTGTCAAAGCATCTTTTCCGTTGCCTGCGGTATAAACGGAATAGCCTTCTTTTTTAAGATTGTAGCCGACAAATTCCAAAATATCTGGCTCGTCATCTACCAACAAAATTTTGTAATCACTGTTTGCTGACATTCAGTTTATTTTTGTGTAAAGATAATTTTATTTTGGAGGCTACAGATTAAGCGAATGTTATCAGAACATTAATTTACTGTTTCAAAAAATAATTTTTTGAATGTCTTCTGGTGTGTCAATCGCAATGGATTCAAGCTCTGTAACAGCTGCTTTAATTTTATATCCATTTTCTATCCAACGCAATTGTTCCAACGATTCGGCTATTTCCAAAGACGATTCTTCGAGTTGAGAAAGCTCCTTCAAAATAGTTGCTTTGTAGGCATAAATGCCGATGTGCTTGTAGTAAAAATAATTTTTCAGCCAATCTTCTTGAGGCTTTCCGCGATAAAACGGAATAGCAGCGCGACTAAAATAAACAGCTTCGTTGAGTTTATTTAAAATCACTTTTGGTGTATTTTGATTTTGTAATTCTTCAATAGTTTTGATGCGTTTTACGAGCGTTGCAATTTGCGTATTTTCATTTTTAAAGCAACTCGCTACCAAATCAATTTGTTCGAGATGAATAAATGGTTCGTCGCCCTGAATATTAATGATAACAGCATTTTCCGAGAGATCTAATTTATCTGAAACTTCCGCACAACGATCTGTTCCGCTACGATTTTTTTCGCTCGTCATTACCACTTCTCCGCCAAAATTTTTCACACAATTTTCGATGCGTTTATCATCCGTTGCAACAATAACTTTCGAAAGCGATTTCGCTTTTTTGGCTTGTTCAAAAACCAATTGAATCATCGGTTTTCCGTTAATAATCGCCAAAGGTTTTGCAGGAAAACGTGTAGAGGCAAAACGTGCAGGAATGATTCCGATAAATTCCATTTGAAAAATTATTTTTTTGAAGCTAAAGATATTGAATTTTTGGTTCTTTTTTTTTGATGAAAAATGATTTAACTTTGGTTTATTGAAATTGATATACAAATATGAGTTAAACAAAACGCTGTGTTAGACGAAAGATGCCATATTAAAAAGAAAAGATAAATTATGAAAAAAGATTTGTATCAGCTTATAATAGTATTAGGAATCGGCGGATTAGCTGTATTTATTATGCAGTTTAGTTTAGATATTGGAATCGTTGTACTTGGAATTTCCGCCTACTTTACAGTCTTTGTTTTTAAGTGGGACAGTGTGTATGCGCGTGCGTGGGGTATTATCGTTTTTATTATGGCGTTATTTATACTTATTTCTTGGATATGGACATACATTTTACAACCATTAATTGCTTGGTTATAGCCAACAGCACAAATCAAAAAAACAGAAGCAGTTTCCTTTAAAAACTTTTTATTTTTTTCTCGATAGCGGAAGTAGAAAAACCTTCCAGAAAAGAAATTGTTTTTACAATGCCTTTATTTTTGCGAATAATATCGGAACCAATAATGTATTTTTTATTTTTCGGATCGGTTTCGTTGGCATCGTAATCCGCGCCTTTTACCAATACATCTGGCAAAATTTGTTGGATGAGATGTTGCGGAGTGGCTTCGTCAAACAGAATAACAGCACTTACAAAATGTAGGGAAGCGATTATCATGGCGCGCGAATGTTCGTCTTGTATCGGTCTGCTATTGCCCTTTTCGAGCATTTTTACGGAGCTGTCGGAATTTATGGCAACAATTAATTCGTCGCCCAAATCGGCAGCTTTCGCGAGATAATCAATGTGCCCGAGATGTAAAATATCGAAACAACCGTTCGTGAAAATTATTTTTTTGCTTTTCATCCGCCATATAGCGAGCGTGCGTTGCAAAACATCAATGGGAAAAATTTTTTTCTGAACGATGTCAAGTACCGATTGTGGCGTTGTTTCCATTTTTGCGTTTGTTTAAAACTGCCAGTAAAATTAAGGAAAGTAATCCGAAAAAAAGAATGGTACCAAATTGCGAAAGCCAAGTGAGCCAACCCAAAGTGTAACCAATATTTGCATTCACTCCATATAAAAGCAATACTTGTTTCATCGCAAACGGATACGCGCCAATGCCGCCAGGCGTAAGCATTACCATAAATGTACCGAAAATAAATACGGTGAGAATATCAGGAACAGTAAGATTGGTGGTTTGATCCAAACTGAAAAAGCAAACGTGCAACATCAAATAATACAATATCCAAATGAAGAAAGAATAGAACCAAAACAAAAATGGTTTCTTGATATTACGGATGGATTTTAAGCCTCCAGAAAAACCTTTCAGTATGTTTTTTACTTTATCGAAAAATGCGCCTTTGAATTTTTTTCGGAAAACAAAAATGCCAATTATCAAAGCAAAAAAAACTACTCCGATAAAAACAAAAAAAAGTATTTTCCCACTCGAAAAATGATTTGTTTCCGCACTGATAATAGGAAAAATAGATGTTTGCATGTATCCGTAAATAGTTTTGAATTGTAAAATAAACATTGCGATAATAAATAAAAAAAATACCAACACGTCTATAATCCGTTCTACAATTACTGTTCCGAACGATTCGGCAAAAGGAATATTTTCATAGCGACTTAAAATTCCGCAGCGCGTAGCTTCTCCGATTCTAGTCATGGCGTAATTGGCAAGATAACCCACCATTACAGCAAAAAAAGTATTTGATAATTTTGGGTGATGTCCGAGCGGCTCGAGCAACATTTTCCATCGAATGGCGCGAATCACATGGCTTATTAAACCGATGAAAACAGAAAGTATAATCCAGCCGTAACGCACATTGTGCAAGGCGTTGGTGATATCAGAAATATCTTTTGAAGAAAGTTTTGAAACAGAAATCCAAATTAAAAAAATGCCAAGCGATAAAAATAGCAACACTTTTACGATGGACAGCAGTTTTTGCTTCAACGTTTATTTTTTTAGTGCGTTTGTTTTCGAATCTGGGAAAACTACAGCCGGCTTGTGTTTTTTAGCCATTTCGAAATCCATTTCGGCATACGAAAGAATAATTACTTCGTGCCCTACTTTTACTTTTAATGCTGCCGGACCGTTTAAACAAATAGTTCCTGAGCCTCGTTTTCCTTTTATCACATACGTCACAAAACGCTCGCCGTTGTTGTAATCCAGCACATGTACTTGTTCGTTTTCAATGAGGTTTACAGCGTCCATCAAATCCTCGTCAATGGTTACGCTTCCGATATAATCCAGCTCCGCTTGCGTTATACGTACGCGGTGAATTTTCGATTTTAAAACATTTATTTGCATAGCGGCTGCAAAACTAAGGAAATAAAATAATATTATCTATAAGTCGGATGCTGCCCAATTGTACCGCGATGCACAACACAACGCTTTTGTTATTTTCATAATTATCAATGGCAATAAGCGTTTCGGCATCACAAATTTCGGCGTATTCCAATCGAAAAAAGTCACTTCCGAAAAATTTTTTTTCGAGCACGTTTTTTAAATCAGTTACGGAATAGTTTCGAAAATTATTTTTTGCGAACAACAACGTTTCATAAATAAACGACGCTATTTTTCGCTCATCCGCCGAAAGGCGTACATTGCGTGAACTCATTGCCAATCCATCGTTTTCGCGCATAATGGAACACGAAATAATTTGAATCGGCAATTGTAATTCGCGCACCATTTTTTTGATAATTGCCAATTGCTGAAAATCTTTTTCGCCGAAATAGGCTTTTTGCGGATTCACAATTTCGAACAATCTGCTTACCACATTAACAACGCCGCTAAAATGCCCCGGTCGCTGCTTTCCTTCCATAACTGTATCTATATTTCCGAAATTAATTTTTGATGCTTTTTGCGGAAAAGTAAAAAAATCCATCGTCGAAAAATTATTTTTTTCAGGATAGATTTCTGCCGTTTCCGGAATAAATAAAATAGCACAATTGGCTTGCTCTAAAAGCTTTTTATCGGCATCCAGCGTACGCGGGTAATTTTTTAAATCAGATGCTTCATTAAACTGCGTAGGATTTACGAAAATACTGCAAACCACCACGTCGTTTTCTTGCTTCGCTTTTTCAATTAAAGAAATATGTCCGGCATGCAGCGCACCCATCGTAGGCACAAAACCAATGCTTTTCGTGTTTTTTCGAAAAAAATCAAGGTGCTTTTGTAACTCTTTTATGGAAGAAAAAACATTCATCGGAGAATTTGAATATCTATAAACGATTGACAGTTAGTATTTTAATTCTATTTTATCGTGCATACTTTTATCCGAGCGGGCAAAGCTAAACGAAAACTTGAATCTTTGCTAAAAAATGTTTACTTTTGTATGTTTTTATAAAATCTCACCTAAATAATACCTCATGAAAAAGAAGACAAGGATTTTATTTGTTTCGCAAGAAATTACGCCTTATTTGGATGAAAGTCCGATGGGACTTATCGGTCGCCATCTTCCACAAGGAATTCAGGAAAGAGGAAAAGAGATTCGCACATTTATGCCCCGTTACGGTTGCGTAAATGAACGCAGAAACCAATTGCATGAGGTGATTCGCCTTTCGGGAATGAATCTCATCATCAGTGAAAATGATCATCCATTAATCATCAAAGTTGCTTCTATTCAGGCGGCAAGGATGCAAGTTTATTTTATAGATAACCACGATTATTTCGAACGAAAGTTTACGCATTCCGACAAAAAAGGAAAGTTTTTTGAGGACAATGATGAGCGTTCCATTTTTTATTGTCGCGGCGTTATTGAAACTGTTAAAAAATTAGGTTGGGCGCCAGATGTGGTGCATTGCCAAGGTTGGATGACTAGTTTAATGCCTTTGTATTTGAAAAAAGCATTCAGCGATAATCCTTTGTTTGCCAACACAAAAATTATTTATTCGATTTACGATGATGAATTTACAGACAGTTTGCACAAAGATTTTTCTAAAAAATTAACCTTGGAAGGAATCGGTAAAAAAGAATTGGATTTATACAAAGATCCAAATTTTGTGAACATTACAAAATCTGCTATTAATCACTCGGATGGCGTTATAAAAGGCAGTGAAAAATTAAATCCTGAAATAGAAAAACATCTTAAAAAAAGTGGTAAACCCATACTCAATTATCAATCCATGGAAGAATACATTGATGCTTATTCGGATTTTTACGATGCAGTGTTGGAAGAAGAAGCAGTATTGGCAGATTGATAATTTATTTATGACTGAGAATAAACAAAAACAATTCATTTTGCGGGCGCGTTTGTCCGCGAAATTTTTTTTAGGGTGCATTTGTTTCGCAATATTGGGAATAACTTCTTGTACCGAATCTGGAGTAATTGGAGTAAACGTCCAACCGAAATCCGATTTATTGAA of the Bacteroidia bacterium genome contains:
- a CDS encoding ATP-binding protein encodes the protein MKNRSLKKISLLTSLCVAFITGLLLFIFYFIFPQQESNYTIYFVVFISFFASFFLSLFFFRKHIHQNVSGIYQTIQSVRKKDFPKDDIYCPQELLENLHAEVLDWVNERKVEMEQLHKLELYRKEFLGNVSHELKTPIFNIQGYVSTLLDGAMNEPETNRSFLSKTERSVERMIRIVEDLEAISQLETGDLQLDPERFDIVELVKDVLEAEEMQASTKHISLRLKETKPLFVNADKFRIRQVFTNLIVNSIKYGKENGETNVRFYEHENQITTEISDNGIGIPDKHLPRLFERFYRVDKSRSREQGGTGLGLAIVKHILEAHGQTISVDSTEGIGSLFSFTLKKEK
- a CDS encoding lysylphosphatidylglycerol synthase transmembrane domain-containing protein, which codes for MKQKLLSIVKVLLFLSLGIFLIWISVSKLSSKDISDITNALHNVRYGWIILSVFIGLISHVIRAIRWKMLLEPLGHHPKLSNTFFAVMVGYLANYAMTRIGEATRCGILSRYENIPFAESFGTVIVERIIDVLVFFLFIIAMFILQFKTIYGYMQTSIFPIISAETNHFSSGKILFFVFIGVVFFALIIGIFVFRKKFKGAFFDKVKNILKGFSGGLKSIRNIKKPFLFWFYSFFIWILYYLMLHVCFFSLDQTTNLTVPDILTVFIFGTFMVMLTPGGIGAYPFAMKQVLLLYGVNANIGYTLGWLTWLSQFGTILFFGLLSLILLAVLNKRKNGNNATIGT
- a CDS encoding adenylyltransferase/cytidyltransferase family protein, with product METTPQSVLDIVQKKIFPIDVLQRTLAIWRMKSKKIIFTNGCFDILHLGHIDYLAKAADLGDELIVAINSDSSVKMLEKGNSRPIQDEHSRAMIIASLHFVSAVILFDEATPQHLIQQILPDVLVKGADYDANETDPKNKKYIIGSDIIRKNKGIVKTISFLEGFSTSAIEKKIKSF
- a CDS encoding response regulator transcription factor yields the protein MSANSDYKILLVDDEPDILEFVGYNLKKEGYSVYTAGNGKDALTIAKKEFPHLIILDVMMPNMDGIETCIEIRKNDALKNTVVAFLTARNEDYSQIAGFDVGADDYITKPIKPRVLMSRVKALLRRNSETEPNNHLIELNGIIIDREKYLVVKEGEEIFFPKKEFELLALLASKPGKVFTRENILSKVWGNDVVVGDRTIDVHIRKLREKLGENYIRTVKGIGYKFEF
- the murB gene encoding UDP-N-acetylmuramate dehydrogenase, whose product is MKENYSLKNFNTFGINAFANYFSEINSVEETLEILDNPIAKKNPLLIIGGGSNLLFTKNFSGLVLKNNIKGIELIKEDTDYYYVKSGAGLVWHQFVMYCIEKNYAGIENLSLIPGNVGAGPMQNIGAYGAELKDVFYELEALHIHEKKIHTFSNKDCRFGYRESVFKRELKNQYLITSVTFRLNKKPKFNIEYGAIKKELETMNVSELTIGVISKAVCTIRSSKLPDPNKIGNAGSFFKNPVVNVEKFNALKNNFSEIVGYKNSEQEIKLAAGWLIEQCGWKGKTYGDAGIHKDQALVLVNYGNATGKEIFDLSEKILQSVKEKFGVQLEREVNII
- the kdsB gene encoding 3-deoxy-manno-octulosonate cytidylyltransferase; its protein translation is MEFIGIIPARFASTRFPAKPLAIINGKPMIQLVFEQAKKAKSLSKVIVATDDKRIENCVKNFGGEVVMTSEKNRSGTDRCAEVSDKLDLSENAVIINIQGDEPFIHLEQIDLVASCFKNENTQIATLVKRIKTIEELQNQNTPKVILNKLNEAVYFSRAAIPFYRGKPQEDWLKNYFYYKHIGIYAYKATILKELSQLEESSLEIAESLEQLRWIENGYKIKAAVTELESIAIDTPEDIQKIIF
- the panD gene encoding aspartate 1-decarboxylase, with protein sequence MQINVLKSKIHRVRITQAELDYIGSVTIDEDLMDAVNLIENEQVHVLDYNNGERFVTYVIKGKRGSGTICLNGPAALKVKVGHEVIILSYAEMDFEMAKKHKPAVVFPDSKTNALKK
- a CDS encoding glycogen/starch synthase, which codes for MKKKTRILFVSQEITPYLDESPMGLIGRHLPQGIQERGKEIRTFMPRYGCVNERRNQLHEVIRLSGMNLIISENDHPLIIKVASIQAARMQVYFIDNHDYFERKFTHSDKKGKFFEDNDERSIFYCRGVIETVKKLGWAPDVVHCQGWMTSLMPLYLKKAFSDNPLFANTKIIYSIYDDEFTDSLHKDFSKKLTLEGIGKKELDLYKDPNFVNITKSAINHSDGVIKGSEKLNPEIEKHLKKSGKPILNYQSMEEYIDAYSDFYDAVLEEEAVLAD
- the panC gene encoding pantoate--beta-alanine ligase — encoded protein: MNVFSSIKELQKHLDFFRKNTKSIGFVPTMGALHAGHISLIEKAKQENDVVVCSIFVNPTQFNEASDLKNYPRTLDADKKLLEQANCAILFIPETAEIYPEKNNFSTMDFFTFPQKASKINFGNIDTVMEGKQRPGHFSGVVNVVSRLFEIVNPQKAYFGEKDFQQLAIIKKMVRELQLPIQIISCSIMRENDGLAMSSRNVRLSADERKIASFIYETLLFAKNNFRNYSVTDLKNVLEKKFFGSDFFRLEYAEICDAETLIAIDNYENNKSVVLCIAVQLGSIRLIDNIILFP